TTCAGTTTCTGAAATGAAAATTAAAACCAAAATAATTTTTATCCTGCTCGGCATAACTCTTGCCTGCTGCACCACTCCCCTGCTCGTTCCGAATGAAAACGATGTTTCGCGCGCGCAAACGAAATGGAGCGGAAGTGATTTGGCTTCTCTTCAGAAAGGCCACTCACTATACATGAACAAATGCGGAAGCTGCCATTACCTTCACCGCCCGAATAAATATTCGGAAGAAAAATGGAAAAAGGAAATGCCCGAAATGTCCAACCGTGCAAAACTCACCGGTGAAGAGCAGGAACTTGTTCTGCACTACTTGCTCACCATGCGCGAGGCAAATAGAAACTGACGCTCGCCTATTCTTTTTACTTTTGCCGCATGATTTTGATTGCCGACAGCGGCTCCACAAAAACTGCGTGGAGATTTATTGATGAGGGCGGAAATATTTTTGCTTTCTCCTCGATGGGTTTTAATCCTTTCTTCTGGAAAAGCGCTGCCATTGCGAAGGAGATAAATAAAAAATGTCCGAAGAAAATTAAGTTACAGGTTTCAAATCACAAATCACGAGTTTTCTTTTACGGAGCAGGTTGCTCGAGTAAAAAACGAATCAACATTGTGAAAACTGCGCTCAGGAAAAATTTTCCGCAGGCAAAAATTTTTGTCGAGCATGATTTGCTTGGCTCTGCGCGCGCGGTATGCGGAGATGAAAAAGGAATTGCAACCATTCTCGGCACAGGTTCGAACTCCTGCTATTACGATGGAGAAAAAGTGGTGCGCCAGCGTGGAGGATGGGGATACATCATCAGCGATGAAGGAAGCGGTGCGCACATCGGAAAAAAACTCATGCGGGATTTCATCAATGAAAATCTTCCTGCTGAACTTTCGGAAAAACTTCACATGGAATATAAACTTACAAGAGAAAAAGTGGTTCAGTCGGTTTACAACAAACCGTATCCGAATCGTTTTCTTGCTTCGTTCGGAAAATTCATTCATGAAAATATTCACGAGCCCTATTGCAGCGAACTGGTGAAGAAAAGATTCACGGAGTTTTTTGAAAATCATATTTGCCGCTATGATAATTACAAGGAATTGCCTATGGGTTGCGTTGGTTCGGTTGGATATTATTTTAAAAATATTCTGCAGGAAGTGGCTAATGTGCATAATGTGCGGCTTGGAAAAGTAATAGAAAGTCCGATTGATGAACTTGTAAAGTTTCATTTAAACGAAAAGTAATATGAATTACATTCTCTTCGATTCATTGCGCGAAAATTTTCTCCCCTTCACGCACACACGTCCTGTCTGCGACATTCGCATTGGCATTCTCACCATCCGAGAAAAATGGGAAATGTTTCTCAAAGCAAAAACTTCCACGCTCACGGAATCGTACCTCGAAAAAAAGTTTCCGTTAAAAACCGCAAAGCAGAATATTCTCATCAACGGTTCGGTTTGCCCGAATCTAAAACTTGTAAAAGATATTCTCGCACTCAAACAAGGCGAAGCGTTGTTCAGCGGTGAAACACTGGTGGCGGTAAATTCTTCTTGCGCAGATACGGGTGATTTCAAAACAAAAAAAACCACCACGGCATTCTCTCTCGCCATAAAAAACGTATGGGATATTTTCCAGCGGAACGGAAAAGCCATTGAAGGCGATTTTGAAATTCTCACGAAAGGAAAAAAATCGCAGAAGACTTCTAAAACAAATCAGGTTATCAACGCAAAAAATATTTTCATTGACAAAGGAGCAAAAGTGGAATGCTCATATCTCAATGCAAGCGCGGGTCCGATTTACATAGGGAAAAATGCGGAAGTGATGGAGGGCTGCATGATTCGCGGACCGTTTTCGCTCGGAGAAAATTCTCAACTGAAAATGGGCGCAAAAGTTTATGGTCCCACAACGGTTGGTCCCGAATCAAAAGCCGGAGGTGAAATAAATAACTCGGTGATTTTCGGATTCTCGAACAAAGCGCACGATGGTTTTCTCGGCAACTCGGTGATTGGCGAGTGGTGCAACATTGGTGCGGACAGCAACAACTCCAATCTGAAAAACAATTACACGCCTGTAAAACTCTGGAACTATTCCCTCGAAAAATTTGAAACCACCGGCTTAACTTTCTGCGGGCTTTTCATGGCAGACCACAGCAAATGCGGAATTAATACTATGTTCAACACCGGAACTATTATAGGCGTGAGCGCAAATATTTTCGGATCGGGTTTTCCGCGCAACTTCATTCCTGATTTTTCATGGGGAGGCGCGAGCGGTTTCACAACATATAAACTGAATGATGTATTTGCAACTGCAGAAAGAGTTTTCGAACGCAGGCATAAAAAATTTATCGATGTCGAAAAGGAAATTCTCCAGCGCGTTTTTGAAATGACAGAAAAGTATAGGAAATAGCCGAACAATTATTTTTCATAGCCAAACAGGCGCATAAATAAAATAACTCTGCCACATTGTCGTTGCTGAAATGCTGGCATTATCATTGACTCTGTAAAACAAAAAGACATTTATGAACATATTCGATAAGGAAAATTTAAATCTGAATCCAATCATTGAAGATGATGCTGAATTAATTCCGCTTCTCACAAGCGAGGACGAGGAGCAGATGAACGCGGAAAAATTTCCGGAGGAGATTCCGATTCTTCCGTTGCGCAACACAGTTTTATTTCCCGGAGTTGTAATTCCGATTACAGTTGGAAGAGATAAATCCATCCGCCTGATTAAGGAAGCATACAAAGGCGACAAAACAATCGGAGTGGTTGCGCAGAAAAATGATAAGACCGAAGACCCGCTGCTTGCCGATTTGAACCGAATCGGAACGATTGCTTTTCTTGTGAAAATGTTTCGCATGCCCGATGGAAACACAACCGTTATCATTCAGGGAAAAAGAAGATTCGAACTGAAAGAACTCACGCAAACTGAACCGTGGCTCAAAGCAAAAGTCGGAGAGTTCAAAGAAGAAAAACCCGCGCAAGGCGACAAAGAATTTGAAGCGCTGGTTGGTTCGCTGAAAGATACTTCGCAACAAATCATAAAAAATTCTCCGCAGATTCCTTCGGAAGCCGGCTTCGCGATAAAAAATATTGAAAGCACTTCGTTCCTCATCAATTTTATTTCTTCGAACGCAAATGTTTCCGTAGCAGAAAAACAGGCGCTGCTTGAAGTTCCGAATCTGAAACAGCGCGCCACGCTTTTGCTTGCCCAACTCACGAAAGAACTGCAAATGCTCGAACTGAAAAACCAGATTCAGAGCAAAGTGAAAACAGATATTGACAAGCAGCAGCGCGAATATTTTCTTCAGCAGCAGATGAAAACCATCCAGGAAGAATTAGGAGGAAGTTCATTTGAACAGCAGGTGGTGGAATTAAAAAAGAAAGCCGAAGGAAAAAAATGGAGCAAGGAAGCCGGAGAACTTTTCGACAAGGAAATAAAAAAACTGGAGCGCATGAATCCAAACGCGGCTGAGTTTTCTGTGCAGACAAATTATCTGGAAACGCTTGTTGATTTGCCGTGGAATGATTACACCGAAGATGTTTTTGATTTGAAGAAGGCGCAAAAAATTCTTGACCAGGACCATTACGGAATGGAAAAAATAAAAGAGCGCGTCATTGAATATCTCGCTGTGCTGAAATTAAAAAACGATATGAAGTCGCCCATACTTTGTCTGGTTGGACCTCCCGGAGTTGGAAAAACTTCGCTCGGAAAATCCATCGCGTCCGCGCTCGGAAGAAAATATGTTCGCGTTTCGCTTGGCGGATTGAAAGACGAAGCCGAAGTGCGCGGCCACCGTAGAACGTATATTGGCGCAATGCCCGGAAGAATCATCAAAGGAATTCAGAAAGCAAAATCTTCCAACCCTGTTTTCATGCTCGATGAAATTGATAAAGTGGGAAGCGACTGGCACGGAGACCCTTCTTCTGCCCTGCTTGAGGTGTTAGACCCGGAGCAAAATTCTACGTTCCACGATAACTTTATTGAAGTGGATTATGATTTATCGAAAGTGATGTTCATAGCAACTGCGAACACGCTGCAAACAATTCAGCCCGCGCTGCGCGACAGAATGGAAGTGATTGAAATGACCGGCTATTCTGTGGAAGAAAAAATTGAAATTGCAAAAAAATATTTAATCCCGAAGCAGTTTGAAGAGAATGGAATTGTAAAAGAAAAAACAAAAAAGAAAATAAAAGAAAATGGTTCTGCAATTTCTGCTTCAGTAAAAATTCCGGAGAAAACTTTGGAAAATATTATTGAGAACTACACGCGCGAATCGGGCGTGCGCGAACTCGAAAAGAAAATAGCGAAAGTGGCTCGAACAATCGCAAGAGATTTGGCATTTGAGAAAAAAATTCCAACAACCATCAGCGAAGATGATTTAAACAAAATGCTCGGTCCCGCACATCCGAAAGAACATTACCAGGCGATTGAAACTCCCGGAGTAGTTGTCGGCTTGGCATGGACACCCGTTGGCGGAGATATTCTTTTCATTGAAACAAGTTTGAGTTCAGGAAAAGGAAAACTCACGCTCACCGGAAATTTAGGAGATGTGATGAAAGAGTCGGCCACACTTGCGCTCGAGTATGTAAAATCTCATAGCGAACTTTTGGGAATTCCTTCCATCAACTTCGCTGAAAAAAATGTTCACCTGCATGTGCCGCAAGGCGCAACACCGAAGGATGGACCTTCTGCAGGAATTGCCATGCTCACCGCGGTTGCATCCGCTTTCACCGGACGAAAAGCAAAAAAATATCTGGCAATGACCGGTGAAATTACTTTGCGCGGAAGGGTGCTGCCTATTGGAGGAATCAAAGAAAAAATTCTTGCTGCCAAGCGCGCGGAGATAAAAGAAATTATTCTTCCGGAAGATAACCGCATTGACGTGGAAGAAATAAATAAAGAGTATCTGAAAGGTTTAACCTTCCACTATGTAGATAACATGATGGATGTGCTGAGCATTGCGCTGCCCGAAGTTGCGGGGAAAAGGAAAGAAGCGGTTGCCTGATTGATTCGCTTCAAAAAAGTTTAGTCGAAAACTTCCACCTTTCTATTTCTTTCTTTTCCAAATTACTATATCTTTGTTGTCACTTAAATTTTCTTTATGAAAAAATATTTACTCTTTCTTTTTTTCATCGCCATTTATTTTTCACACGCACAATCAGGACCAAATTTTTTAAACCTGATTAAATCTTCTACTTCCGGAAATTACTGGGAACCGCTTTCTACTTATAAGTTAGCAAATGGCAATTACCTGATAGGAGCAAATAACTGGGCGGGCATGACGGTTCCGGGCGGAGGATTAATCAGCACAAACTCTCTGGGAAATATTGTTTGGTATAAAGCGTATCAGAGTTTCAGCCCGCAATTTATTGAAGAGAATGGAAGCAATATTTTTATATTATATAGTAATACTGGTAAAGGCGGCCCAGGCATCAGTAAACATTCTAATTCTACTGGCAATATTATTTTCTCAAAAACTTTTTCAAACTCTAATCCCAATTTTACCACAGGTATTACTCCGGTGAAATTATTCAAAGAAGGAACAAACAACGCCATGTTTTATTACAGGCAATATACCAGTGGCGGCTGGGCGGGACTTCTAACCAAGTTTGATGCAAACGGGAATTCTGTGTTTTCAAAAAGGATGGATAGTTTGTTCATAACGGATGCGATTCCATATAATGGCGATTATATTTTACTTGCTTTGAAAGACAATACAACATTCAAAAATTATTATTTGATTCGAACAGATGCTAATTTAAATATCATCTGGTCGAAAGAATTTGATTTTACTCAAACTTATTATTTCGGAAATCTCACCAACCAAAACAATGTCATTTATTTTTCTGCCACCGACTATAACAATAACGGGGCGTTGATGGGAGTGGATGGAAGCGGAAATATTGTTTTGAATAAGTCATATTATGCTCCGGCAGTCAATGGTTTTCAACCGGGGCAAATAGTTTATAAATCGAACAAGTTATATCTTTTCTTCTGGATATATTCCAATGGCGGCTACTACTACAGCGGATTAACTACGCTCGATATGAATGGCGTTCCGCAGAAAAACAGGATGCTTCGCTGGGCAACATCTTCTTATTATAATTGGTCAAGCGTGCTTGTAAATTCAGATACTTCTGTTTACCGCGCTGGCATTTTTGAAAGTTCGCCCACTGTTCTCGAAGCGCTTCAGTCGCATTTCAATTTAAATGGCGACCTTGAAACCTGTACGCCCGACAGCATTTCCATTCTTGATTCTTCCTTAACAGTAACCGTTGCAGTTCCCCCTTCTTTCACCGTTACCAATGAAGCGATTGTTTTCACAAATAATCCTCTCATTGCTTTATCAGAAATTCCAAGCATTGAACCTTTAAAAATAAAAGTTGATTCTCTCAGCCGCATTCAGCCCACCTGTTCTTCAACTTGCTCCGGCTCTGAAACAGTTTACTATTCCGGCTATGATTTGAATCCTTCTTTCCTGTGGTCAGTAAATAGCGGAAGCCAGACAACGCAAGGAGCGGTAAATCTTTGCGCGGATGTTTACAGCGTAACAGTCACCGACCAGTTCGGATGCACTGCAACAGGAAGCGATACATTAAAACTCACTCCGCCACCCACACAAGACATTTGCCTTGTAACGGTGGACAGCACTTCAACAAAAAATGTTATTGCCTGGGAAAAGCCAACCCCGCAGGGAGAAATTGATTCCTTCCTTGTGTACCGCGAAATCGGTTTGAACAATTATGTGCACATAGCAAGCGTTCCCTACTCTGCGCTTTCAGAATTTACCGATACAACAAACGGAGTGAACCCGCAAATTCAATCGTACCGCTATAAACTTTCGGTGCGCGATACCTGCGGAACCGAGAGCGTGCTGAGCGCACATCACCGAACCATTCATCTTTCCACTCCCACATTCACTCCTCCGAAAAAGTTTGATTTAATCTGGACAAACGATTACGAAGGATTTTCCTTTTCGCAATATTATATTCTCCGCGATGGAAACAACACCGGCAACTGGGTGGTGATTGATTCAGTTACGTATGGAAATTTATCCTACACCGATATTAATGCGCCAAGTGACAGCGCGCGCTACCTTGTTGAAGCAACTCCCACCATTCCCTGCATCGTCTCCACCAAAAATCCTGTTCCAAACGCTTCCACCATTAAATCTTCCAAGTCGAACACTTCGGAAAAAACTGCGGGTACTCTTTCAGTAACTATTACTTTTACGAATGTTACCTGCAACGGGCAGAACAACGGAACCGCAACCGCCAATGCCAGCGGTGGATTAACTCCCTACTCCTATCTCTGGTCTGCGGGAAATCAAACTACGCAAAGCATCAGCGGGCTTTCTCCGGGAAATTATTCCGTAACCGTTACCGATGCTACTCCTGCTATCAAAACTGCAACGGTTGCTGTTTCACAGCCGGCAGCGATTACAATTTCAACTACTAATTCAGTTTCCATTTGTGCGGGCAATTGCGCCACATTAACTGCAAGCGCATCGGGAGGAAACGGAGGATTCATGTATCAATGGCAGCCCAGCGGAGCAACCACTTCTTCTATTATAGTTTGCTCAACGATTAGTTCAACTTATACTGTAACCGCTATTGACAGCAAAGGATGTTCGGCAATTGCCAAATCGAATATTTTAGTAAACAATCTTCCAGTAATTACTGCGAGCGTGAATCCTTCTTCTACTATTTGCCAGGGTTTTTGCGCCACGCTTAATTCATCGGGTGCATCAACTTATGTTTGGTCTCCTCCTTCTTGTTTAAGCAGTATTACCGGCAATGTAATTATTTCCTGTTGTACAAGTAGTATTACATATACTGTTACAGGAACCGATGCCAACGGATGCTCCAACACTGCAACAGCAAATGTCAATGTGTCTCCGGCAATCTCCGATTCTCTTTATTTCTATGGACCCATTTGCGGAAACAACGATGGTTATGCAACCGCAACGGCAACCGGAGGAACCCTGCCATATACTTATTCGTGGAGCAATGGC
The Bacteroidota bacterium DNA segment above includes these coding regions:
- a CDS encoding N-acetylglucosamine kinase; this translates as MILIADSGSTKTAWRFIDEGGNIFAFSSMGFNPFFWKSAAIAKEINKKCPKKIKLQVSNHKSRVFFYGAGCSSKKRINIVKTALRKNFPQAKIFVEHDLLGSARAVCGDEKGIATILGTGSNSCYYDGEKVVRQRGGWGYIISDEGSGAHIGKKLMRDFINENLPAELSEKLHMEYKLTREKVVQSVYNKPYPNRFLASFGKFIHENIHEPYCSELVKKRFTEFFENHICRYDNYKELPMGCVGSVGYYFKNILQEVANVHNVRLGKVIESPIDELVKFHLNEK
- a CDS encoding GlmU family protein, whose product is MNYILFDSLRENFLPFTHTRPVCDIRIGILTIREKWEMFLKAKTSTLTESYLEKKFPLKTAKQNILINGSVCPNLKLVKDILALKQGEALFSGETLVAVNSSCADTGDFKTKKTTTAFSLAIKNVWDIFQRNGKAIEGDFEILTKGKKSQKTSKTNQVINAKNIFIDKGAKVECSYLNASAGPIYIGKNAEVMEGCMIRGPFSLGENSQLKMGAKVYGPTTVGPESKAGGEINNSVIFGFSNKAHDGFLGNSVIGEWCNIGADSNNSNLKNNYTPVKLWNYSLEKFETTGLTFCGLFMADHSKCGINTMFNTGTIIGVSANIFGSGFPRNFIPDFSWGGASGFTTYKLNDVFATAERVFERRHKKFIDVEKEILQRVFEMTEKYRK
- the lon gene encoding endopeptidase La, which gives rise to MNIFDKENLNLNPIIEDDAELIPLLTSEDEEQMNAEKFPEEIPILPLRNTVLFPGVVIPITVGRDKSIRLIKEAYKGDKTIGVVAQKNDKTEDPLLADLNRIGTIAFLVKMFRMPDGNTTVIIQGKRRFELKELTQTEPWLKAKVGEFKEEKPAQGDKEFEALVGSLKDTSQQIIKNSPQIPSEAGFAIKNIESTSFLINFISSNANVSVAEKQALLEVPNLKQRATLLLAQLTKELQMLELKNQIQSKVKTDIDKQQREYFLQQQMKTIQEELGGSSFEQQVVELKKKAEGKKWSKEAGELFDKEIKKLERMNPNAAEFSVQTNYLETLVDLPWNDYTEDVFDLKKAQKILDQDHYGMEKIKERVIEYLAVLKLKNDMKSPILCLVGPPGVGKTSLGKSIASALGRKYVRVSLGGLKDEAEVRGHRRTYIGAMPGRIIKGIQKAKSSNPVFMLDEIDKVGSDWHGDPSSALLEVLDPEQNSTFHDNFIEVDYDLSKVMFIATANTLQTIQPALRDRMEVIEMTGYSVEEKIEIAKKYLIPKQFEENGIVKEKTKKKIKENGSAISASVKIPEKTLENIIENYTRESGVRELEKKIAKVARTIARDLAFEKKIPTTISEDDLNKMLGPAHPKEHYQAIETPGVVVGLAWTPVGGDILFIETSLSSGKGKLTLTGNLGDVMKESATLALEYVKSHSELLGIPSINFAEKNVHLHVPQGATPKDGPSAGIAMLTAVASAFTGRKAKKYLAMTGEITLRGRVLPIGGIKEKILAAKRAEIKEIILPEDNRIDVEEINKEYLKGLTFHYVDNMMDVLSIALPEVAGKRKEAVA
- a CDS encoding T9SS type A sorting domain-containing protein — its product is MKKYLLFLFFIAIYFSHAQSGPNFLNLIKSSTSGNYWEPLSTYKLANGNYLIGANNWAGMTVPGGGLISTNSLGNIVWYKAYQSFSPQFIEENGSNIFILYSNTGKGGPGISKHSNSTGNIIFSKTFSNSNPNFTTGITPVKLFKEGTNNAMFYYRQYTSGGWAGLLTKFDANGNSVFSKRMDSLFITDAIPYNGDYILLALKDNTTFKNYYLIRTDANLNIIWSKEFDFTQTYYFGNLTNQNNVIYFSATDYNNNGALMGVDGSGNIVLNKSYYAPAVNGFQPGQIVYKSNKLYLFFWIYSNGGYYYSGLTTLDMNGVPQKNRMLRWATSSYYNWSSVLVNSDTSVYRAGIFESSPTVLEALQSHFNLNGDLETCTPDSISILDSSLTVTVAVPPSFTVTNEAIVFTNNPLIALSEIPSIEPLKIKVDSLSRIQPTCSSTCSGSETVYYSGYDLNPSFLWSVNSGSQTTQGAVNLCADVYSVTVTDQFGCTATGSDTLKLTPPPTQDICLVTVDSTSTKNVIAWEKPTPQGEIDSFLVYREIGLNNYVHIASVPYSALSEFTDTTNGVNPQIQSYRYKLSVRDTCGTESVLSAHHRTIHLSTPTFTPPKKFDLIWTNDYEGFSFSQYYILRDGNNTGNWVVIDSVTYGNLSYTDINAPSDSARYLVEATPTIPCIVSTKNPVPNASTIKSSKSNTSEKTAGTLSVTITFTNVTCNGQNNGTATANASGGLTPYSYLWSAGNQTTQSISGLSPGNYSVTVTDATPAIKTATVAVSQPAAITISTTNSVSICAGNCATLTASASGGNGGFMYQWQPSGATTSSIIVCSTISSTYTVTAIDSKGCSAIAKSNILVNNLPVITASVNPSSTICQGFCATLNSSGASTYVWSPPSCLSSITGNVIISCCTSSITYTVTGTDANGCSNTATANVNVSPAISDSLYFYGPICGNNDGYATATATGGTLPYTYSWSNGATTSSVTGLTGIPGGYLVITIYDAAGCKFIDSTWTYCFMGINENNSLDDISIFPNPTNGMFTVQSSKFKIQGYKLYSVMGECLYEKTLNIEQETLNCILPSGLGRGIYFLKLTTENGITVRKIIKASCYLQ